A stretch of the Archangium violaceum genome encodes the following:
- a CDS encoding AAA family ATPase produces MRPEYDPPQNPFNLENPAILDIAPPEPKSLEETGLKIGLLSDIALRYLYYQGTGTGMDIAQELRLPWPGVIERVVDFLAAEKLVDLRGGKGFGRASVDFILTEKGREYTRGAIERSTYVGPAPVPIEQYNALITAQTEESPVISREDLVMGLAHLTVNADLMDKLGPAVNSGRSLFLYGPPGNGKTSLAEAISRMFGGEVFIPHCLEIDNQIIKVFDALNHTPITLESERDAAGRRATLEMDHRWQLCRRPAVVVGGELTLETLDLIYSPTARFYEAPFQVKANGGMLLIDDFGRQKVHPTDLLNRWIVPLEKRVDFLTLHTGKKFEIPFDQLLVFSTNLDPKELVDEAFLRRIKYKIEVTNPDEEIYREIFARVCEAAGIPYVDQAVTYLIEHYYKPRSMQMRACHPRDLVQLIKDAARYRQIPPALSKDLLDQACEVFLVSL; encoded by the coding sequence GACATCGCCCTGCGCTACCTCTACTACCAGGGCACCGGCACGGGCATGGACATCGCCCAGGAGCTGCGGCTGCCCTGGCCCGGCGTCATCGAGCGCGTGGTGGACTTCCTCGCCGCCGAGAAGCTGGTGGATCTCCGGGGCGGCAAGGGCTTCGGGCGCGCCTCGGTGGACTTCATCCTCACCGAGAAGGGCCGCGAGTACACCCGCGGCGCCATCGAGCGCAGCACCTATGTGGGCCCCGCCCCCGTCCCCATCGAGCAGTACAACGCCCTCATCACCGCCCAGACGGAGGAGAGCCCCGTCATCAGCCGCGAGGACCTGGTGATGGGCCTGGCCCACCTCACCGTCAACGCGGACCTGATGGACAAGCTGGGGCCGGCGGTGAACTCGGGCCGCTCGCTCTTCCTCTACGGCCCTCCGGGCAACGGCAAGACGAGCCTCGCCGAGGCCATCAGCCGCATGTTTGGCGGCGAGGTCTTCATCCCCCACTGTCTGGAGATCGACAACCAGATCATCAAGGTCTTCGACGCCCTCAACCACACCCCCATCACCCTCGAGTCCGAGCGAGACGCCGCGGGCCGCCGGGCCACCCTGGAGATGGACCACCGCTGGCAGTTGTGCCGCCGCCCGGCCGTGGTGGTGGGAGGTGAGTTGACGCTCGAGACCCTGGATCTCATCTACTCGCCCACCGCTCGCTTCTACGAGGCCCCGTTCCAGGTGAAGGCCAACGGCGGGATGCTCCTCATCGACGACTTCGGCCGCCAGAAGGTCCACCCCACGGACCTGCTCAACCGGTGGATCGTCCCCCTGGAGAAGCGGGTGGACTTCCTCACCCTGCACACCGGCAAGAAGTTCGAGATCCCCTTCGATCAGCTGCTCGTCTTCTCCACCAACCTGGACCCCAAGGAGCTGGTGGACGAGGCCTTCCTGCGCCGCATCAAGTACAAGATCGAGGTGACCAACCCCGACGAGGAGATCTACCGGGAAATCTTCGCCCGGGTGTGTGAGGCGGCGGGCATTCCCTACGTGGATCAGGCCGTCACCTACCTCATCGAGCACTACTACAAGCCGCGCAGCATGCAGATGCGGGCCTGCCACCCCAGGGATCTGGTGCAGCTCATCAAGGACGCCGCGCGTTACAGACAGATTCCGCCCGCCCTCTCCAAGGATCTGCTCGACCAGGCATGCGAGGTCTTCCTGGTCAGCCTATGA
- a CDS encoding Fic family protein, with the protein MKERYQEIDEKNETLRDYLGIYKEKGREFLERFEMSWIYHDAALEGTVYTQQELEAALFPERASMDPAMIPVVLEIRNQKAACDFLREDASSTGKKQTQITLTTIKRIHDLLCGNTPEAQAVRANIERRERTEKELAKERERSGYRKDMPLHRTYFHEIAQPAKIQPLLEKLVDYTGSAEFREFHPIKQAAVVQHRFMQIFPFTENSGKVGRMLTNLVLLRNGYMPAIIHSIDRQRYYESLRGAEGVFRTLLMDAIENSQDNGVKYFKDMARRYKAINN; encoded by the coding sequence GTGAAGGAACGCTACCAAGAGATTGACGAGAAGAACGAAACGCTGCGCGACTACCTTGGCATCTACAAGGAGAAGGGCCGCGAGTTCCTCGAGCGGTTCGAGATGTCGTGGATCTACCACGACGCGGCGCTCGAGGGGACGGTGTACACCCAGCAGGAGCTGGAGGCGGCACTGTTCCCCGAACGCGCCAGCATGGACCCGGCGATGATCCCCGTGGTGCTGGAGATCCGCAACCAGAAGGCCGCGTGCGACTTCCTGCGCGAGGACGCCTCGTCCACGGGCAAGAAGCAGACGCAGATCACGCTGACCACCATCAAGCGCATCCATGATCTGCTGTGCGGCAACACGCCGGAGGCCCAGGCGGTCCGCGCCAACATCGAGCGGCGCGAGCGCACGGAGAAGGAGCTGGCCAAGGAGCGCGAGCGCAGTGGCTACCGCAAGGACATGCCCCTGCACCGCACGTACTTCCACGAGATCGCCCAGCCCGCGAAGATCCAGCCCCTGCTGGAGAAGCTGGTGGATTACACCGGCAGCGCCGAGTTCCGCGAGTTCCACCCCATCAAGCAGGCGGCGGTGGTCCAGCACAGGTTCATGCAGATCTTCCCCTTCACGGAGAACAGCGGGAAGGTCGGCCGGATGCTCACCAACCTCGTGTTGCTGCGCAACGGGTACATGCCGGCGATCATCCACTCCATCGATCGCCAGCGGTACTACGAGTCCCTGCGAGGCGCCGAGGGTGTGTTCCGCACGCTGCTGATGGACGCCATCGAGAACTCGCAGGACAACGGCGTGAAGTACTTCAAGGACATGGCGCGCCGCTACAAGGCCATCAACAACTAG
- a CDS encoding deoxyribonuclease IV: MRVGAHESIAGGVSRALARAEAHGARGLQVFTKNARGWKAPPLTEEECHAFREEVRRTGLPVVAHGSYLVNLGTEEPAQREKSLDCVVEELTRCERLGIPFLVLHPGGHPDEQRGLTLIAQALDEVHARTPRFQSRVCLEVTAGQGNCLGWRFEHLAEVLSRTGDAGRLGICLDTCHLFAAGYDLSTEAGYHEVMAECDRVLGLERVHCIHLNDSKKPLGCRVDRHEEVGKGAIGLTPFRCLMKDPRFVNTIGILETPFPERYPEAISLLESLRGRK; the protein is encoded by the coding sequence GTGCGCGTCGGGGCTCACGAGTCCATCGCGGGAGGCGTGAGCCGGGCGCTGGCACGTGCCGAGGCGCATGGCGCGCGCGGCCTGCAGGTCTTCACGAAGAACGCGCGGGGCTGGAAGGCCCCTCCCCTCACCGAGGAGGAGTGCCACGCCTTCCGCGAGGAGGTGCGGCGCACGGGGCTGCCGGTGGTGGCGCACGGCAGCTACCTGGTGAACCTCGGCACGGAGGAGCCGGCGCAGCGCGAGAAGTCGCTGGACTGCGTCGTCGAGGAACTCACCCGCTGCGAGCGCCTCGGCATCCCCTTCCTCGTCCTCCACCCCGGCGGCCACCCGGACGAGCAACGCGGGCTGACGTTGATCGCCCAAGCCCTGGACGAGGTGCACGCGCGCACCCCGCGCTTCCAGTCCCGTGTGTGCCTGGAGGTGACAGCGGGCCAGGGCAACTGCCTGGGCTGGCGCTTCGAGCACCTGGCCGAGGTGCTATCCCGGACGGGAGACGCGGGGCGGCTGGGCATCTGTTTGGATACCTGCCATCTGTTCGCCGCCGGATACGATTTGTCGACGGAAGCCGGTTACCATGAGGTGATGGCCGAGTGTGACCGGGTGCTGGGGCTGGAGCGGGTGCACTGCATCCACCTCAACGACAGCAAGAAGCCGTTGGGCTGCCGGGTGGATCGCCACGAGGAGGTGGGCAAGGGAGCGATCGGGCTCACGCCCTTCCGCTGCCTCATGAAGGATCCGCGGTTCGTCAACACCATTGGAATCCTGGAGACACCTTTTCCCGAGCGTTATCCAGAAGCCATCAGTCTTCTCGAATCGCTCCGCGGGAGGAAGTAA
- a CDS encoding DHH family phosphoesterase has protein sequence MPATPTANSRRTPGGGEGSDPPPRIATLPARAKLERLLRVAKGHKKALVLTHDNPDPDSIASAVALAHLLKERAGLEEARVGYGGIIGRAENIAFVKVLRLPVVPIAQLDLDEYDLLALVDTQPPTGNHAIPPRLRGEVDIVIDHHPLRDESLEAPFADVGGDFGATSTMLVEYLRAARIEPSTEVATALFYGLKADTRDLGRETTQTDIDTYLWLFPRMDKQLLGQIEHPELPARYFQLYHTAYERAKVYGDTAIVTDLEEVYSPDMVAEVAERLMFLEGMKWSLAYATYRNQLFLSLRVKDRRMNAGRLIREICEDYGGSSGGHGSMAGARIPLSGRATQRKALKRELVRRFLEAFGVSDERPVGLLSAPSP, from the coding sequence ATGCCTGCTACACCAACAGCCAACAGCCGCAGGACGCCAGGAGGCGGAGAGGGCTCGGACCCCCCGCCACGGATCGCGACCCTGCCGGCGCGAGCCAAGCTGGAGCGGCTGCTCCGGGTGGCCAAGGGTCACAAGAAGGCCCTGGTCCTCACCCATGACAACCCGGATCCCGACTCCATCGCCTCCGCGGTGGCCCTGGCCCATCTGTTGAAGGAGCGGGCGGGCTTGGAGGAGGCCCGGGTGGGTTACGGCGGCATCATCGGCCGCGCGGAGAACATCGCCTTCGTGAAGGTGCTCCGCCTCCCCGTGGTGCCCATCGCGCAGCTCGACCTGGACGAGTACGACCTGCTGGCGCTGGTGGACACCCAGCCGCCCACGGGCAACCACGCCATCCCCCCGCGTCTGCGAGGCGAGGTGGACATCGTCATCGACCACCACCCGCTGCGCGACGAGAGCCTCGAGGCCCCCTTCGCGGACGTGGGAGGCGACTTCGGCGCCACCTCGACGATGCTCGTGGAGTACCTGCGCGCCGCGAGGATCGAGCCGTCGACGGAGGTGGCCACCGCGCTCTTCTACGGCCTGAAGGCGGACACGCGAGACCTGGGGCGCGAGACGACCCAGACGGACATCGACACGTACCTGTGGCTGTTCCCGCGGATGGACAAGCAGCTGCTGGGACAGATCGAGCACCCGGAGCTGCCCGCGCGCTACTTCCAGCTGTACCACACGGCCTACGAGCGGGCGAAGGTGTACGGGGACACGGCCATTGTGACGGACCTGGAGGAGGTCTACTCGCCGGACATGGTGGCCGAGGTAGCCGAGCGGCTGATGTTCCTCGAGGGGATGAAGTGGTCGCTGGCATACGCCACGTACCGCAACCAGCTCTTCCTGTCGTTGAGGGTGAAGGATCGGCGGATGAACGCGGGCCGGCTCATCCGGGAGATCTGCGAGGACTACGGGGGCTCGTCGGGAGGCCATGGCAGCATGGCGGGCGCGCGGATTCCGCTGTCGGGGCGGGCGACGCAGCGCAAGGCGCTCAAGCGCGAGCTGGTGCGCCGCTTCCTCGAGGCCTTTGGAGTGTCGGACGAGCGGCCCGTGGGCCTGCTGTCCGCGCCCTCGCCGTGA
- a CDS encoding cysteine desulfurase family protein: MIYWDHNAAAPVRPEVATLLARTFSEGGWGNASSVHRSGREARGRLDAARARVARVLGCEPKEVCFTGSGSEADALALKGAWLARKEPRRRRVVTSTLEHPAVLAALKQLETQGAEVVRVGPGRDGRVALEAMLEALTPETVLCSLMWANNETGVVQPVAELSRACRQRGILFHTDAVQAAGKLPTNLREVDADLLTLSAHKFGGPAGAGVLVVRKGVELQALTPGHQEAGLRGGTQNVPYAEALALALELAHEEQPAHAERVRTLRDTFEHEVRSRIADVTVNGEGAPRVPNTSNLCFHGADGEALLIALDLEGICVSSGAACASGTLTPSHVLLAMGLTPAQAHGSLRFSLGPATTEAEVTRVVEALATHVPRARELNV, translated from the coding sequence GTGATCTACTGGGACCACAACGCGGCCGCGCCGGTGCGGCCGGAGGTCGCCACGCTGCTGGCGCGGACGTTCTCCGAGGGAGGTTGGGGCAACGCCTCCAGCGTGCACCGGAGCGGGCGAGAGGCCCGGGGCCGGCTGGACGCGGCGCGGGCCCGGGTGGCGCGCGTGCTGGGATGCGAGCCGAAGGAGGTGTGCTTCACCGGCTCGGGCTCGGAGGCGGACGCACTGGCCTTGAAGGGGGCCTGGCTCGCGCGGAAGGAGCCGCGGCGGCGACGCGTGGTGACCTCGACCCTCGAGCACCCGGCGGTGCTGGCGGCGCTGAAGCAACTGGAGACGCAGGGCGCGGAGGTGGTGCGGGTGGGCCCGGGGCGGGACGGCCGGGTGGCGCTGGAGGCGATGCTGGAGGCGCTGACGCCGGAGACGGTGCTCTGCTCGTTGATGTGGGCGAACAACGAGACGGGCGTGGTGCAGCCGGTGGCGGAGCTGTCGAGGGCCTGCCGGCAGCGGGGCATCCTGTTCCACACGGACGCGGTGCAGGCGGCGGGGAAGCTCCCCACGAACCTGCGCGAGGTGGACGCGGACCTGCTGACCCTGTCGGCGCACAAGTTCGGAGGCCCCGCGGGAGCGGGCGTGCTGGTGGTGCGCAAGGGCGTGGAGCTCCAGGCGCTGACGCCGGGACACCAGGAAGCGGGGCTGCGCGGAGGGACGCAGAACGTGCCCTACGCGGAGGCCCTGGCACTGGCCCTGGAGCTGGCCCACGAAGAGCAGCCGGCACACGCGGAACGGGTACGGACACTGCGGGACACCTTCGAGCACGAAGTACGCTCGCGCATCGCGGATGTGACGGTGAACGGAGAGGGAGCGCCGCGGGTGCCGAACACGAGCAACCTGTGCTTCCACGGAGCGGACGGCGAAGCACTGCTGATCGCGCTGGACCTGGAGGGAATCTGCGTGTCGTCGGGAGCGGCGTGCGCCTCGGGGACGCTGACCCCCTCGCACGTGTTGCTGGCGATGGGCCTCACCCCCGCGCAGGCACACGGCTCCCTGCGCTTCTCACTCGGTCCGGCGACGACGGAGGCGGAGGTGACGCGGGTCGTGGAGGCGCTGGCCACCCACGTCCCGAGGGCCCGTGAACTGAACGTATAA
- a CDS encoding serine/threonine-protein kinase, which yields MSTSPTPRIPRILGNYEILSQLGKGGMAEVFRARVRSGPRQGWTVALKRLLPALTKDPASVALFAAEARLTKQLDHPNIVQVLDVGLVEGQYFIVMELVDGRDLGHILRRCKLRGIHLPLDFSIYLGRVLLESLAYAHSVTGPQDEPLGIVHCDISPSNLFISRLGDIKLGDFGVARLRVDGVLQGGEVLGKPYYLSPEALQGAISPQVDLWAATVVLYELLTLQRPFTGSTPEEVFTKIVYRDYLPPSLIRPEISEALDEIIHRGFSVNPEDRFPSAEAFAEALAPHYDERVGTPLAIAAVVRGLFGITDAK from the coding sequence GTGAGCACCTCTCCCACGCCGCGGATCCCCCGGATCCTCGGCAACTACGAAATCCTATCGCAGCTCGGCAAGGGGGGCATGGCCGAGGTCTTCCGCGCTCGCGTCCGCTCCGGACCGCGTCAGGGCTGGACCGTGGCCCTCAAGCGGCTGTTGCCCGCCCTCACCAAGGATCCGGCCTCCGTCGCCCTCTTCGCCGCCGAGGCCCGTCTCACCAAGCAGTTGGATCATCCCAACATCGTCCAGGTGCTCGACGTGGGCCTGGTCGAGGGCCAGTACTTCATCGTCATGGAGCTGGTGGACGGGAGGGACCTGGGTCACATCCTCCGTCGCTGCAAGCTGCGCGGCATCCACCTGCCCCTGGACTTCTCCATCTACCTGGGCCGGGTGCTGCTCGAGTCCCTGGCCTACGCCCACTCCGTCACCGGCCCCCAGGACGAGCCGCTGGGCATCGTCCACTGCGACATCTCGCCCTCCAACCTGTTCATCTCGCGGTTGGGCGACATCAAGCTGGGCGACTTCGGCGTGGCCCGCCTGCGCGTGGATGGCGTGCTCCAGGGCGGCGAGGTCCTTGGCAAGCCCTACTACCTGTCGCCGGAGGCCCTGCAGGGGGCCATCTCCCCACAGGTGGACCTGTGGGCCGCCACCGTCGTGCTCTACGAGCTGCTGACGCTGCAGCGCCCCTTCACCGGCTCCACCCCGGAAGAGGTCTTCACGAAGATCGTCTACCGGGACTACCTGCCGCCGAGTCTCATCCGCCCGGAGATCTCCGAGGCCCTGGACGAGATCATCCACCGGGGGTTCTCGGTCAATCCCGAGGATCGATTCCCCTCCGCCGAGGCCTTCGCCGAGGCCCTGGCGCCGCATTACGACGAGCGGGTGGGCACGCCGCTGGCCATCGCCGCCGTCGTCCGCGGGCTGTTCGGGATCACCGACGCGAAGTGA
- a CDS encoding tetratricopeptide repeat protein, whose product MASVSRTIGLAAFVAAAPGAASAESVPQGSYQASVLGRVELSTEKDRLVAFTTGGGPCDFAPRSRVLEGVLQGNVLVGQLTLCLEGTSCPTMDTLPILALFSPEDRTLTAYVRPRAGCQAPVLGKGGLMVLQPVTEAPPASSVRGGGAAMSRLRSEKRNPEAAKAALERGNRLLGEKNWGGSAAEFERSLSYDDRNWVAFFGLGTAWLMRGQASDAIEALNRAWALNPRDARIHYNLACAYSRISDKKQALSHLGMAVKLGFAIAEGTQDAELDKLLGSDPASLGKYVQLTQQAFTNHSKASAGRRQQTGP is encoded by the coding sequence ATGGCGTCCGTATCCAGAACAATCGGCCTCGCGGCCTTCGTCGCCGCAGCCCCCGGAGCCGCCAGCGCGGAGTCGGTTCCTCAGGGGAGCTACCAGGCGAGCGTACTGGGGCGGGTGGAGCTGAGCACGGAGAAGGATCGGCTCGTGGCATTCACCACCGGAGGAGGCCCCTGCGATTTCGCCCCCCGGAGCCGGGTGCTGGAAGGGGTGCTCCAGGGCAACGTGCTGGTGGGGCAACTCACCCTGTGCCTGGAGGGGACGTCCTGCCCCACCATGGACACCCTGCCCATCCTCGCCCTGTTCAGCCCGGAGGATCGGACGCTGACGGCCTACGTGCGGCCTCGGGCGGGGTGTCAGGCGCCGGTGCTGGGCAAGGGGGGCCTGATGGTGCTGCAGCCGGTGACGGAGGCACCTCCCGCGTCCTCGGTGCGTGGCGGGGGAGCCGCCATGTCGCGCCTGCGCTCGGAGAAGCGCAACCCCGAGGCCGCCAAGGCGGCGCTGGAGCGGGGCAACCGGCTGCTGGGGGAGAAGAACTGGGGCGGTTCGGCCGCCGAGTTCGAGCGGAGCCTCTCCTACGACGATCGCAACTGGGTGGCCTTCTTCGGCCTGGGCACCGCCTGGTTGATGCGGGGCCAGGCCTCCGACGCCATCGAGGCCCTGAACCGGGCCTGGGCGCTCAATCCGCGTGATGCGCGCATCCACTACAACCTGGCCTGTGCCTACAGCCGGATCAGCGACAAGAAGCAGGCCCTGTCCCACCTGGGGATGGCGGTGAAGCTCGGCTTCGCCATCGCCGAGGGCACCCAGGACGCCGAGCTGGACAAGCTGTTGGGGTCGGATCCCGCGTCCCTCGGGAAGTACGTCCAGCTGACCCAACAGGCCTTCACCAACCACTCCAAGGCTTCTGCCGGAAGGCGGCAACAGACGGGACCGTGA
- a CDS encoding 5-formyltetrahydrofolate cyclo-ligase, whose translation MASETVAQEGTARKVSLREELTARRKAMTPDIIDERGLKVQARFLATPYYQKARTVALYAPIRGEVPTRDILIAALQDEKIVCYPLSHVHGRILSFRAIKSEAELEPGRLGVREPTNSAELIPVDQIDLFVVPGLGFTRDGKRLGRGGGYYDATLKAASARSRRVGLAFGDQIVDTMPTTNDDVDMDLVVTESETMRGLYRDWDFLDT comes from the coding sequence GTGGCGAGCGAGACGGTGGCACAAGAGGGGACGGCTCGGAAGGTGTCGCTGCGCGAGGAGCTGACGGCGCGGCGTAAGGCGATGACGCCTGACATCATCGACGAGCGGGGGCTGAAGGTTCAGGCGCGGTTCCTGGCCACGCCCTACTACCAAAAGGCGAGGACGGTGGCGCTCTACGCTCCCATTCGGGGCGAGGTGCCCACACGGGACATCCTCATCGCGGCGCTGCAGGACGAGAAGATCGTCTGCTACCCGCTGTCCCACGTCCATGGACGCATCCTGTCCTTCCGGGCCATCAAGTCCGAGGCCGAGCTGGAGCCGGGGCGGCTCGGAGTGCGCGAGCCCACCAACTCCGCGGAGCTCATCCCGGTGGACCAGATCGATCTGTTCGTGGTGCCCGGGCTGGGCTTCACGCGCGACGGCAAGCGACTGGGCCGGGGTGGCGGCTATTACGACGCCACGCTCAAGGCGGCCTCGGCACGCAGCCGCCGGGTGGGGCTGGCCTTCGGCGATCAGATCGTCGATACCATGCCGACGACGAATGACGACGTGGACATGGACCTCGTCGTCACCGAGTCGGAGACAATGCGCGGGCTCTACCGCGACTGGGATTTCCTCGACACGTGA
- a CDS encoding TIGR00282 family metallophosphoesterase yields the protein MKVLFMGDVVGRPGVTAVRTLLPKLIARHSVDLVVANAENSEGGAGISPESAEALLASEVNLLTSGNHFWTKKQILPWVQDNPNLLLRPANYPKGAPGKGHTVIQTPDGRKLGVLNLEGRVFMKPLDNPFTVAPDLVAELRKQTPCILVDMHCEASSEKNAMGAHLDGKVSAVVGTHTHVQTADERILPGGTAFITDVGMCGPLDSVIGVKKELSIERFITLRNTPYEVAKNLVYLQGVVIDMDDKTGKARSIERIREHLPGT from the coding sequence GTGAAAGTACTCTTCATGGGTGATGTGGTGGGCAGGCCGGGAGTCACGGCCGTGCGCACCCTTCTGCCCAAGCTCATCGCGCGCCACTCGGTGGACCTGGTCGTCGCCAACGCTGAAAACAGCGAAGGCGGCGCCGGGATCTCCCCCGAGTCGGCCGAAGCGCTGCTCGCCAGTGAGGTCAACCTCCTGACGAGCGGCAACCATTTCTGGACCAAGAAGCAGATCCTCCCCTGGGTTCAGGACAACCCGAACCTGCTGCTGCGCCCGGCCAACTACCCGAAGGGGGCGCCGGGCAAGGGGCACACCGTCATCCAGACGCCGGACGGGCGCAAGCTCGGGGTGCTCAACCTCGAGGGGCGCGTCTTCATGAAGCCGCTGGACAACCCGTTCACGGTGGCGCCGGATCTGGTGGCGGAGCTGCGCAAGCAGACGCCCTGCATCCTGGTGGACATGCACTGCGAGGCCAGCAGCGAGAAGAACGCCATGGGCGCGCACCTGGATGGCAAGGTGTCCGCCGTGGTGGGCACGCACACGCACGTGCAGACGGCCGACGAGCGGATATTGCCGGGTGGCACGGCCTTCATCACCGACGTGGGCATGTGTGGCCCGCTGGACTCCGTGATCGGGGTGAAGAAGGAGCTCTCCATCGAGCGCTTCATCACCCTGCGCAACACGCCCTACGAGGTGGCCAAGAACCTCGTCTACCTGCAGGGCGTGGTCATCGACATGGATGACAAGACGGGGAAGGCGCGGAGCATCGAGCGCATCCGCGAGCACCTGCCGGGTACGTAG
- the tyrS gene encoding tyrosine--tRNA ligase, with protein sequence MSENPLRKATPQEQFEEVTRGTVDIQVPEDLKKKLERSYETGKPLVIKAGFDPSRPDLHLGHSLLLTRMRRFQDFGHQVVFLIGDFTALIGDPSGKNVTRPALTRDEVKVNAQTYQDQVFKVLDASRTQVRFNSEWLDKLGTEGMIRLAARYSVQRMLERDDFKKRFRENRTISIHEFLYPLLQGYDSVALKADVELGATDQLFNLLVGRQLMKDEGMEPQVIMTGPILEGLDAKMVDGKIVGDKMSKSLDNYVGISDSPDQIYGKLMSITDDLMWRYYELLSSRTLKELAELKAKVTSGELHPKAAKSGFALEMAARFHDEESARKSMQAWEERYSQKKIVAEDQPLVELSLGGTPKMLLAKALAEAKLVASLTEGRKLMGQGGVRVNGDKVSDPKHELDAGEYLVQVGKHKSARIKLA encoded by the coding sequence ATGTCCGAAAATCCGCTGCGCAAGGCGACCCCCCAGGAGCAGTTCGAGGAAGTGACCCGAGGCACCGTGGACATCCAGGTGCCCGAGGATCTGAAGAAGAAGCTCGAGCGCTCGTATGAGACGGGCAAGCCGCTCGTCATCAAGGCGGGCTTCGATCCGAGCCGTCCGGACCTGCACCTGGGCCACTCGCTGCTGCTCACGCGCATGCGGCGCTTCCAGGACTTCGGCCACCAGGTGGTATTCCTCATCGGCGACTTCACCGCGCTGATCGGCGATCCCTCGGGGAAGAACGTCACGCGCCCCGCGCTCACCCGCGACGAGGTGAAGGTCAACGCCCAGACGTACCAGGACCAGGTCTTCAAGGTGCTGGACGCGTCGAGGACGCAGGTGCGCTTCAACTCCGAGTGGTTGGACAAGCTGGGCACGGAGGGGATGATCCGCCTGGCGGCGCGCTACTCGGTGCAGCGCATGCTGGAGCGCGATGACTTCAAGAAGCGCTTCCGCGAGAACCGCACCATCTCCATCCACGAGTTCCTCTACCCACTGCTGCAGGGCTACGACTCGGTGGCGCTGAAGGCGGACGTGGAGCTGGGCGCGACGGACCAGCTCTTCAACCTGCTGGTGGGCCGGCAGCTCATGAAGGACGAGGGAATGGAGCCGCAGGTCATCATGACCGGGCCCATCCTCGAGGGCCTGGACGCGAAGATGGTCGACGGGAAGATCGTCGGCGACAAGATGTCCAAGAGCCTGGACAACTACGTGGGCATCAGCGACTCGCCGGATCAGATCTACGGCAAGCTGATGAGCATCACGGACGATCTGATGTGGCGGTACTACGAGCTGCTGTCGTCCCGAACGCTCAAGGAGCTGGCCGAGCTGAAGGCGAAGGTGACGAGCGGGGAGCTGCACCCGAAGGCGGCGAAGTCCGGGTTCGCACTGGAGATGGCGGCGCGCTTCCACGACGAGGAGTCGGCGCGCAAGTCGATGCAGGCGTGGGAGGAGCGCTACTCGCAGAAGAAGATCGTCGCCGAGGATCAGCCGCTGGTGGAGCTGTCGCTGGGCGGGACGCCGAAGATGCTGCTGGCCAAGGCCCTGGCGGAGGCGAAGCTGGTGGCGTCGCTCACGGAGGGTCGCAAGCTGATGGGCCAGGGCGGCGTGCGGGTGAACGGGGACAAGGTGTCCGACCCGAAGCACGAGCTGGACGCGGGCGAGTACCTGGTGCAGGTGGGCAAGCACAAGTCCGCGCGCATCAAGCTGGCCTGA